One Hymenobacter volaticus genomic region harbors:
- a CDS encoding helix-turn-helix domain-containing protein — MALSKAQAVKSLYLQKDKTAADIAQLLGIGRSTVYR; from the coding sequence GTGGCTCTAAGTAAAGCGCAGGCAGTCAAAAGTTTGTATCTGCAAAAAGATAAAACGGCCGCTGACATTGCCCAATTGCTCGGCATCGGCCGCTCTACGGTATATCGCTAG
- a CDS encoding tyrosine-type recombinase/integrase: MFFAPDRRTCPVRAGKEWLELLQAHGHSTGPLFVSFRRAQRLSTRRLNTDSLNLLVQHYLGRKFTAHSLRASFVTIAKLKGVDDSKIMNQTKHKTTAMIRRYTRIDNVRQPNAAQENGL; the protein is encoded by the coding sequence GTGTTCTTTGCCCCGGACCGCCGCACCTGCCCGGTGCGGGCCGGCAAGGAGTGGCTGGAGTTGCTGCAGGCGCATGGGCACAGCACCGGCCCCTTGTTCGTGTCCTTTCGCCGGGCCCAGCGGCTAAGTACACGCCGCTTGAACACCGACTCGCTGAACCTGCTGGTGCAGCACTATCTGGGCCGCAAGTTCACGGCCCACTCGCTGCGCGCTTCCTTCGTCACCATTGCCAAGCTTAAAGGCGTCGATGACAGCAAGATCATGAACCAGACCAAGCACAAGACGACAGCCATGATTCGCCGCTATACCCGCATTGACAACGTGCGCCAGCCCAATGCGGCCCAAGAGAATGGGTTATAA